The following are encoded in a window of Kitasatospora sp. NBC_01250 genomic DNA:
- a CDS encoding bifunctional FO biosynthesis protein CofGH yields the protein MDATPSATPTTEPTASARPTALPTPTARPTANAMRRALRRARDGVALDRAEAAVLLQARDEDLADLCATAARLRDQGLAAVGREGVITYSKKVFVPLTRLCRDRCRYCTFVTVPGKLRREGQGMFLSPDEVLDICRKGAALGCKEALFTLGDRPEDRWPEAREWLDAHGYDDTVSYLRAISVRVLEETGLLPHLNPGVCSWTDFQRLKPVSPSMGMMLETTATRLWSEPDGPHYGSPDKEPAVRLRALQDAGRTAIPFTTGLLIGIGETYEERADSLFAIRSVSREYHGIQEVIIQNFRAKPDTAMRGMPDAELQEIAACIAVARVVLGPGMRLQAPPNLVAGEYRLIIGAGIDDWGGVSPLTPDHVNPEAPWPQIAELAARTAEQGYRLRERLTVYPEFLKRGEPWLDPRLRPHVEGLLEAGSALAREDAPVLGRPWQEPEDLGSFGRTELHHEIDTEGRTGDRRGDFDEVYGDWEALREQAAAVPAARLGGDVRAALAVAADDPTRLTDDQALTLFQADGPALDALCKVADDLRRSVVGDTVTYCVTRNINFTNVCYTGCRFCAFAQRRTDADAYTLSLDQVAERAAQAWEVGATEVCMQGGIHPDLPGTAYFDIARAVKERVPGIHVHAFSPMEVVNGATRTGLSIREWLSAAKEAGLDSIPGTAAEILDDDVRWILTKGKLPADTWVEVVSTAHELGIRSSSTMMYGHVDTPAHWLGHLRLLASIQQRTGGFTEFVTLPFIHTNAPVYLAGIARPGPTHRDNRAVVAMARLLLHPHIPNIQTSWVKLGADGAAEMLRSGANDLGGTLMEETISRMAGSAYGSYKSIRDLEAIAEAVGRPARQRTTTYGEVDGERRAVALASDGHLPRLLPVLD from the coding sequence ATGGACGCCACGCCCTCTGCCACGCCGACGACGGAGCCGACCGCGAGCGCGCGGCCGACCGCGCTGCCGACACCCACCGCGCGGCCCACCGCGAACGCGATGCGCCGAGCGCTGCGCCGGGCCCGGGACGGGGTGGCGCTGGACAGAGCCGAGGCGGCCGTCCTCCTGCAGGCCAGGGACGAGGACTTGGCGGACCTGTGCGCCACCGCGGCCCGGCTGCGGGACCAGGGGCTGGCGGCGGTCGGGCGCGAGGGCGTCATCACCTACTCCAAGAAGGTCTTCGTCCCGCTCACCCGGCTCTGCCGGGACCGCTGCCGCTACTGCACCTTCGTCACCGTCCCCGGCAAGCTGCGCCGCGAGGGCCAGGGGATGTTCCTCTCCCCGGACGAGGTGCTGGACATCTGCCGCAAGGGCGCCGCGCTGGGCTGCAAGGAGGCCCTGTTCACCCTCGGCGACCGCCCCGAGGACCGCTGGCCCGAGGCCCGCGAATGGCTGGACGCGCACGGCTACGACGACACCGTCTCCTACCTGCGCGCGATCTCGGTGCGGGTCCTGGAGGAGACCGGCCTGCTGCCGCACCTCAACCCCGGGGTCTGCAGCTGGACCGACTTCCAGCGCCTGAAGCCCGTCTCGCCGAGCATGGGCATGATGCTGGAGACCACCGCGACCCGCCTGTGGTCCGAGCCCGACGGCCCGCACTACGGCTCGCCGGACAAGGAGCCCGCCGTGCGGCTGCGCGCGCTCCAGGACGCGGGGCGCACGGCCATTCCCTTCACCACCGGTCTGCTGATCGGCATCGGCGAGACCTACGAGGAGCGGGCCGACTCGCTCTTCGCGATCCGCTCCGTCTCCCGGGAGTACCACGGCATCCAGGAGGTGATCATCCAGAACTTCCGGGCCAAGCCGGACACCGCGATGCGCGGCATGCCGGACGCGGAACTCCAGGAGATCGCCGCCTGCATCGCGGTGGCCCGGGTGGTGCTCGGGCCGGGGATGCGGCTGCAGGCGCCGCCGAACCTGGTCGCGGGGGAGTACCGGCTGATCATCGGTGCGGGCATCGACGACTGGGGCGGCGTCTCGCCGCTCACCCCGGACCACGTCAACCCCGAGGCGCCCTGGCCGCAGATCGCCGAACTGGCCGCCCGCACCGCCGAACAGGGCTACCGGCTGCGCGAACGGCTCACCGTCTACCCGGAGTTCCTCAAGCGCGGCGAGCCCTGGCTGGACCCGCGGCTGCGCCCGCACGTGGAGGGCCTGCTGGAGGCCGGCTCGGCGCTGGCCCGCGAGGACGCGCCAGTGCTGGGCCGCCCCTGGCAGGAGCCGGAGGACCTCGGCTCCTTTGGCCGCACCGAACTGCACCACGAGATCGACACCGAGGGCCGCACCGGCGACCGCCGCGGCGACTTCGACGAGGTCTACGGCGACTGGGAGGCGCTGCGCGAGCAGGCCGCCGCGGTGCCGGCCGCCCGCCTGGGCGGCGACGTGCGCGCCGCGCTCGCGGTCGCCGCCGACGACCCCACCCGGCTGACGGACGACCAGGCGCTCACCCTCTTCCAGGCCGACGGCCCGGCGCTGGACGCGCTCTGCAAGGTTGCCGACGACCTGCGCCGGTCGGTGGTCGGCGACACCGTCACCTACTGCGTCACCCGCAACATCAACTTCACCAACGTCTGTTACACCGGCTGCCGCTTCTGCGCCTTCGCCCAGCGCCGCACCGACGCCGACGCCTACACCCTCTCGCTCGACCAGGTGGCCGAACGCGCGGCCCAGGCCTGGGAGGTGGGCGCCACCGAGGTCTGCATGCAGGGCGGCATCCACCCGGACCTGCCGGGCACCGCGTACTTCGACATCGCGCGGGCGGTCAAGGAGCGGGTGCCGGGCATCCACGTGCACGCCTTCTCGCCGATGGAGGTGGTCAACGGGGCGACCCGCACCGGGCTCTCCATCCGCGAGTGGCTGAGCGCGGCCAAGGAGGCCGGCCTGGACAGCATCCCGGGCACGGCGGCCGAGATCCTGGACGACGACGTGCGGTGGATCCTCACCAAGGGCAAGCTGCCCGCCGACACCTGGGTGGAGGTCGTCAGCACCGCCCACGAGCTGGGCATCCGCTCCTCCTCCACCATGATGTACGGCCACGTCGACACCCCGGCGCACTGGCTCGGCCACCTGCGGCTGCTCGCCTCGATCCAGCAGCGCACCGGCGGCTTCACCGAGTTCGTCACGCTGCCGTTCATCCACACCAACGCCCCGGTCTACCTGGCCGGCATCGCCCGGCCGGGTCCGACCCACCGCGACAACCGCGCGGTGGTCGCGATGGCCCGGCTGCTGCTGCACCCGCACATCCCCAACATCCAGACCAGCTGGGTGAAGCTGGGCGCGGACGGCGCGGCCGAGATGCTCCGCAGCGGAGCCAACGACCTCGGCGGCACCCTGATGGAGGAGACCATCTCCCGGATGGCCGGCTCCGCGTACGGGAGTTACAAGTCCATCCGCGACCTGGAGGCGATCGCCGAGGCCGTCGGCCGCCCCGCGCGCCAGCGCACCACCACCTACGGCGAGGTGGACGGGGAGCGGCGCGCGGTGGCGCTGGCCTCCGACGGGCACCTGCCGCGGCTGCTGCCGGTGCTGGACTGA
- a CDS encoding alpha/beta hydrolase, which yields MTIRSTGQSWALDIALAQGGFDALHPEAKGTLEQLGHDHTDFDKVFDLVRSGVMLPKAWATVAGQAEERAAHHERGGFAQTAADLYVRACVMWGRAQYSIFDAADPRKLAFRARANHCVERLGALRGNRVRRVELDFEGGRIFGLLHLPAGEVQGAPAVILGPGMDMIKEDYIYAAERYYTSRGMVALSIEGPGQGETRANGLTVDLTNYERAIGRYLDHLASLPEVDPQRIGMFGISMSGYWGSRAAATDPRLAALAAFEAVTGDFTTIFERAQPTFKNNYMFMAGYTDEEAFDRELVARMPLGELVGDITCPVLYGIGEFDELTVLEQALASYERVRAPKELRVYENEFHPLGGVAAEVFRFGAEWVERALNGEFRAPGRDVRHYVRRDGSTVDGTANPAWWLGTEPALITGARRA from the coding sequence ATGACCATCCGTTCGACCGGCCAGAGCTGGGCCCTGGACATCGCCCTCGCCCAGGGCGGCTTCGACGCCCTGCACCCCGAGGCCAAGGGCACCCTGGAGCAGCTCGGCCACGACCACACCGACTTCGACAAGGTCTTCGACCTGGTGCGCAGCGGCGTGATGCTGCCCAAGGCGTGGGCCACCGTCGCCGGGCAGGCCGAGGAGCGCGCCGCCCACCACGAGCGCGGCGGCTTCGCCCAGACCGCCGCCGACCTGTACGTGCGCGCCTGCGTGATGTGGGGCCGCGCCCAGTACTCGATCTTCGACGCCGCCGACCCGCGCAAGCTCGCCTTCCGCGCCCGCGCCAACCACTGCGTGGAGCGCCTGGGCGCCCTGCGCGGCAACCGGGTGCGCCGCGTCGAGCTGGACTTCGAGGGCGGCCGGATCTTCGGCCTGCTGCACCTGCCCGCCGGCGAGGTGCAGGGCGCCCCCGCGGTGATCCTCGGCCCGGGGATGGACATGATCAAGGAGGACTACATCTACGCGGCCGAGCGCTACTACACCTCGCGCGGCATGGTCGCCCTCTCCATCGAGGGCCCGGGGCAGGGCGAGACCCGGGCCAACGGCCTGACCGTCGACCTCACCAACTACGAGCGCGCGATCGGCCGTTACCTCGACCACCTGGCCTCGCTGCCGGAGGTCGACCCGCAGCGGATCGGCATGTTCGGCATCAGCATGAGCGGCTACTGGGGCTCGCGCGCCGCCGCCACCGACCCCCGGCTCGCCGCGCTGGCCGCCTTCGAGGCCGTCACCGGTGACTTCACCACCATCTTCGAGCGGGCCCAGCCCACCTTCAAGAACAACTACATGTTCATGGCCGGCTACACCGACGAGGAGGCCTTCGACCGCGAGCTGGTCGCCCGGATGCCGCTGGGCGAGCTGGTCGGGGACATCACCTGCCCGGTCCTGTACGGCATCGGCGAGTTCGACGAACTCACCGTCCTGGAGCAGGCACTGGCCAGCTACGAGCGGGTCCGCGCGCCCAAGGAGCTGCGGGTCTACGAGAACGAGTTCCACCCGCTGGGCGGGGTCGCGGCCGAGGTCTTCCGGTTCGGCGCCGAGTGGGTCGAGCGCGCCCTGAACGGCGAGTTCCGCGCGCCCGGCCGCGACGTGCGGCACTACGTGCGCCGCGACGGCAGCACCGTCGACGGCACGGCCAACCCGGCCTGGTGGCTGGGCACCGAGCCCGCCCTGATCACCGGGGCCCGCCGGGCCTGA
- a CDS encoding MarR family winged helix-turn-helix transcriptional regulator has product MSTPPAPDPAPESDREQALDGLARAAYSLSAADSRLRGRATRTPGALSLTHARALRVLADDGPLPIGRLAARTETTGAATTQLVNGLAAAGYVTRERPAGDKRSVLVALTPDGRRRHEERTRALAAELAGELGGHDTQALRVATDVLRRLVDIYDRL; this is encoded by the coding sequence GTGTCGACGCCACCCGCTCCCGACCCCGCCCCCGAGTCCGACCGCGAGCAGGCACTGGACGGCCTGGCCCGCGCCGCCTACAGCCTCAGCGCCGCCGACTCCCGGCTGCGCGGCCGCGCCACCCGCACCCCGGGCGCCCTCTCCCTCACCCACGCCCGCGCCCTGCGGGTGCTGGCGGACGACGGCCCGCTGCCGATCGGCCGGCTCGCCGCCCGCACCGAGACCACCGGCGCGGCCACCACCCAGCTCGTCAACGGCCTCGCCGCGGCCGGCTACGTCACCCGCGAGCGCCCGGCGGGCGACAAGCGCTCCGTCCTGGTCGCGCTCACCCCGGACGGGCGGCGCCGGCACGAGGAGCGCACCCGCGCACTGGCCGCGGAGCTGGCCGGTGAGCTGGGCGGCCACGACACGCAGGCGCTGCGGGTCGCCACCGACGTGCTGCGCCGGCTGGTGGACATCTACGACCGGCTCTGA
- a CDS encoding VanZ family protein — protein MIPAILRTHAGLIPVFAVLALLAGAVAWRFAPRRGLDRRLAVLLALCLAGELTLTLSPTGHNLTSSHICTYSTELWRAFGNRQGLLNLALYAPLAFFTALLLDRPLIALAGCWLLSAGTETAQALLPIGRTCDSQDFVGNATGALVGILLAIGWRWRRRRALALPNRRELLWSGLPLAVGAVVVFAVQSSAVSPRWVTGKVTSVVSSEKRALAVKDAALVYGPGAEVVSVQEEAATDSTPDLLVVNTRTAQLSIEWPSGQLNQGTDYATAAPSPSPSPGSGTGSSTGSGSAARADAQARAVADAFARQWYAPELADTTVRVYQADPAKQRRTVEYRRYRGDGLLEPFRLDVQVDPTGRIEQFTSRNVPDPQLVPATVSRQVAVATVGAAHPGAVLKVQMVAALVGTQWRPCWSVTLANSSDPGSQGTSYQVDAVTDALVYPSPAP, from the coding sequence ATGATCCCCGCCATCCTGCGCACGCACGCGGGCCTCATACCGGTCTTCGCCGTGCTGGCCTTACTCGCCGGCGCGGTGGCCTGGCGCTTTGCCCCGCGCCGCGGGCTCGACCGCAGGCTCGCCGTGCTCCTCGCGCTCTGCCTGGCGGGCGAGCTGACCCTCACGCTCAGCCCGACCGGGCACAACCTGACCAGCTCGCACATCTGCACCTACAGCACGGAGCTGTGGCGCGCCTTCGGCAACCGGCAGGGGCTGCTGAACCTCGCGCTGTACGCGCCGCTCGCGTTCTTCACCGCCCTGCTGCTGGACCGGCCGCTGATCGCGCTGGCCGGCTGCTGGCTGCTCTCGGCCGGCACCGAGACGGCCCAGGCACTGCTCCCGATCGGCCGGACCTGCGACTCGCAGGACTTCGTCGGCAACGCCACCGGCGCGCTCGTCGGCATCCTGCTCGCGATCGGCTGGCGCTGGAGGCGCCGCCGCGCCCTGGCCCTGCCGAACCGCCGCGAGCTGCTCTGGAGCGGGCTGCCGCTGGCGGTCGGCGCCGTCGTCGTGTTCGCCGTGCAGAGCTCGGCCGTCAGCCCGCGCTGGGTGACGGGCAAGGTCACCTCCGTGGTGTCGAGCGAGAAGCGGGCGCTGGCGGTCAAGGACGCCGCGCTGGTCTACGGACCGGGCGCGGAGGTCGTCTCCGTCCAGGAGGAGGCCGCCACGGACAGCACACCGGACCTGCTGGTGGTCAACACCAGGACGGCGCAGCTCAGCATCGAGTGGCCGTCGGGGCAGCTGAACCAGGGCACCGACTACGCCACCGCCGCTCCCAGCCCCTCGCCCTCGCCCGGCTCGGGTACCGGCTCAAGCACCGGCTCGGGCTCGGCAGCGCGGGCGGACGCGCAGGCGCGGGCGGTCGCGGACGCCTTCGCCCGGCAGTGGTACGCCCCGGAGCTGGCCGATACCACCGTGCGGGTCTACCAGGCCGACCCGGCCAAGCAGCGCCGCACCGTGGAGTACCGCCGCTACCGGGGTGACGGGCTGCTGGAGCCGTTCCGCCTGGACGTCCAGGTGGACCCGACCGGCCGGATCGAACAGTTCACCTCGCGCAACGTCCCGGACCCGCAGCTGGTCCCGGCCACCGTCTCGCGGCAGGTCGCGGTCGCGACCGTGGGCGCGGCGCATCCGGGCGCGGTGCTGAAGGTCCAGATGGTGGCCGCGCTGGTCGGCACCCAGTGGCGGCCCTGCTGGTCGGTGACCCTGGCGAACTCCTCCGACCCCGGCTCGCAGGGGACCTCGTACCAGGTCGACGCCGTCACCGACGCTCTGGTCTACCCCTCCCCGGCCCCCTGA
- a CDS encoding YoaK family protein, with the protein MRVAPGRGQVLIAVVMFALTMVAGSIDAITFLGLGHVFAALATGNVLLLGFGVGGTAGTPIARPAEALGAFAAGVVLAHVLIVRRLGRSRRWFLATLGGEAALLAGTGAWVLAGNGTARLPLHGAGPTVLLLAVTMGWHSRVVDEARIPDMPTTVLQTSLVKAITDLLPFRSAAEPAPRLTRMRRMATVAGIFLGGVGGALLHRLGVGPALLGVAGFEAAVAVLYSRTPRLGPAGQRGPSVGQGAGEG; encoded by the coding sequence ATGAGGGTCGCTCCCGGGCGGGGTCAGGTGCTCATCGCCGTCGTCATGTTCGCCCTGACCATGGTGGCCGGGTCGATCGACGCGATCACCTTCCTCGGGCTCGGGCACGTCTTCGCCGCACTCGCCACCGGGAACGTGCTGCTGCTCGGCTTCGGGGTGGGCGGCACGGCGGGGACGCCGATCGCCCGGCCGGCCGAGGCACTGGGCGCCTTCGCGGCCGGGGTGGTCCTCGCCCACGTCCTGATCGTGCGTCGGCTCGGCCGCAGCCGGCGCTGGTTCCTGGCGACGCTGGGCGGCGAGGCCGCACTGCTGGCCGGCACCGGGGCCTGGGTGCTGGCCGGCAACGGCACCGCGCGGCTGCCGCTGCACGGGGCGGGCCCGACCGTCCTGCTGCTCGCGGTCACCATGGGCTGGCACAGCCGGGTGGTCGACGAGGCGCGGATCCCGGACATGCCGACGACGGTGCTGCAGACCTCGCTGGTGAAGGCGATCACGGACCTCCTGCCGTTCCGGTCGGCGGCCGAGCCCGCGCCACGGCTGACCCGGATGCGCCGGATGGCGACGGTGGCCGGCATCTTCCTCGGCGGCGTCGGCGGGGCGCTGCTGCACCGGCTCGGGGTCGGCCCGGCGCTGCTCGGCGTCGCGGGCTTCGAGGCGGCGGTCGCGGTGCTCTACTCCCGCACGCCCCGGCTGGGCCCGGCTGGCCAGCGCGGGCCCTCAGTGGGTCAGGGGGCCGGGGAGGGGTAG